A window of Clavibacter michiganensis contains these coding sequences:
- a CDS encoding DUF1844 domain-containing protein, with the protein MTDQAQPDPATTSPADPASAGPTDAHVHRFEEPAATGDGTSAAGVADDDTADFVADQYARDIAEVSAVEVITTTAVHLMSAAAVKCGLADDPATQTDLAEARKLIISLAGLVTAASPELGDQHARSLRDGLRSLQLAFREASPYPDAVGKGPGEKYTGPVS; encoded by the coding sequence ATGACCGACCAGGCCCAGCCCGACCCCGCGACGACCTCACCCGCCGACCCCGCGTCCGCCGGTCCGACCGACGCCCACGTGCACCGCTTCGAGGAGCCCGCCGCGACCGGCGACGGCACCTCGGCCGCGGGCGTCGCGGACGACGACACCGCGGACTTCGTCGCCGACCAGTACGCGCGCGACATCGCGGAGGTCTCCGCCGTCGAGGTCATCACGACCACGGCCGTCCACCTCATGAGCGCCGCCGCCGTGAAGTGCGGGCTCGCCGACGACCCCGCCACACAGACCGACCTCGCCGAGGCGCGGAAGCTCATCATCTCGCTCGCGGGCCTCGTGACCGCCGCCTCCCCGGAGCTCGGCGACCAGCACGCGCGCAGCCTCCGCGACGGCCTGCGCTCCCTGCAGCTCGCCTTCCGCGAGGCCTCGCCGTACCCCGACGCCGTCGGCAAGGGACCGGGCGAGAAGTACACCGGCCCCGTCTCCTAG
- a CDS encoding SseB family protein, with amino-acid sequence MTGSSPHADSAGTPWAGRSFEPTPFPDDDGSAPPAVAAALARHGRGEVGQAAVVDALRDARLLIPLVARLGEGGEGVHGLKADKSAELSIITVAGPDGRTVMPVFTSVAAMGRWNPAARPVPADAVRVALAAASEETDLVVVDPMSDTEFVLRRPAVWAVARSLPWIPSPEDPDVVAALEASVVEEPAVVSVSTAPGDPRARLEGPELMIALELVDGLDRPALDALLARLQGEWSRSAVLADRVDSMGLRITSAR; translated from the coding sequence ATGACGGGATCCTCTCCGCACGCCGACTCGGCCGGGACCCCCTGGGCGGGCCGGTCGTTCGAGCCCACCCCGTTCCCGGACGACGACGGATCTGCGCCCCCCGCCGTCGCGGCCGCGCTCGCGCGGCACGGTCGCGGCGAGGTCGGGCAGGCCGCGGTCGTGGACGCGCTCCGCGATGCGCGCCTGCTGATCCCGCTGGTCGCCCGCCTCGGCGAGGGGGGCGAGGGCGTGCACGGCCTGAAGGCGGACAAGAGCGCCGAGCTCTCGATCATCACGGTGGCCGGGCCCGACGGGCGCACCGTGATGCCGGTCTTCACGTCCGTCGCCGCGATGGGGAGGTGGAATCCCGCCGCGCGTCCCGTCCCCGCGGACGCCGTCCGCGTGGCGCTGGCCGCAGCGAGCGAGGAGACCGACCTCGTGGTCGTCGATCCGATGTCCGACACCGAGTTCGTCCTGCGGCGGCCGGCGGTGTGGGCGGTCGCGCGGTCGCTGCCGTGGATCCCGAGCCCCGAGGATCCGGATGTGGTCGCGGCGCTGGAGGCGAGCGTCGTCGAGGAACCGGCGGTCGTGTCCGTGAGCACGGCGCCGGGCGATCCGCGTGCACGCCTCGAGGGGCCGGAGCTGATGATCGCGCTGGAGCTCGTCGACGGACTCGACCGGCCGGCGCTCGACGCGCTGCTCGCGCGGCTGCAGGGGGAGTGGTCCCGGAGCGCGGTGCTCGCCGACCGCGTCGACAGCATGGGGCTCCGGATCACGTCCGCGCGCTGA
- the priA gene encoding bifunctional 1-(5-phosphoribosyl)-5-((5-phosphoribosylamino)methylideneamino)imidazole-4-carboxamide isomerase/phosphoribosylanthranilate isomerase PriA yields the protein MSEFTSTPRLTLLPAVDVAGGQAVRLTQGAAGTETGYGDPVDAARDWAEQGAEWLHLVDLDAAFGRGDNLSVISRVIRAIDGVQIELSGGIRDDRSLDVALESGATRINLGTAALENPEWAASVIAQHGEAVAVGLDVRGRTLSARGWTQDGGDIWEVLERLEDAGCARYVVTDVTKDGTLQGPNLQLLRDVLERTERPVVASGGVSSLDDIQALRELVPLGLEGAIVGKALYAGAFTLGEALDVAGER from the coding sequence ATGAGCGAGTTCACCAGCACCCCCCGCCTGACCCTGCTGCCCGCCGTCGACGTGGCGGGAGGGCAGGCCGTCCGCCTCACGCAGGGAGCGGCCGGCACCGAGACCGGCTACGGCGACCCCGTCGACGCCGCCCGCGACTGGGCCGAGCAGGGCGCCGAGTGGCTGCACCTCGTCGACCTCGACGCCGCGTTCGGGCGCGGGGACAACCTGTCGGTGATCTCCCGCGTGATCCGCGCCATCGACGGCGTGCAGATCGAGCTGTCCGGCGGGATCCGGGACGATCGCTCGCTCGACGTGGCGCTCGAGAGCGGCGCGACGCGCATCAACCTCGGCACCGCCGCGCTGGAGAACCCCGAGTGGGCCGCCAGCGTCATCGCCCAGCACGGCGAGGCCGTGGCGGTCGGGCTCGACGTCCGCGGCCGCACCCTCTCCGCTCGCGGTTGGACGCAGGACGGGGGCGACATCTGGGAGGTCCTCGAGCGCCTCGAGGACGCCGGGTGCGCGCGCTACGTCGTCACCGACGTCACGAAGGACGGCACGCTGCAGGGCCCGAACCTGCAGCTGCTCCGGGATGTGCTCGAGCGCACCGAGCGTCCGGTCGTCGCCTCGGGTGGCGTCTCGAGCCTCGACGACATCCAGGCTCTCCGCGAGCTCGTGCCGCTGGGTCTGGAGGGCGCCATCGTCGGCAAGGCCCTCTACGCGGGCGCGTTCACGCTCGGGGAGGCGCTCGACGTCGCCGGGGAGCGATGA
- the hisH gene encoding imidazole glycerol phosphate synthase subunit HisH, translating to MTRPSVVVLDYGSGNVHSAVKALELAGADVELTGDPKRAHEADGLLVPGVGAFSAVMTALRAAGGDRVVDRRLAGGRPVLGICVGMQVMFDRGVERDVDVAGLGEWPGTVDRIESDVLPHMGWNTVDVPEGSALFAGLEEERFYFVHSYAARTWGIDPLPPLPAPRVTWATHGERFVAAVENGPLSATQFHPEKSGAAGIRLLANWLGTLRAA from the coding sequence GTGACGCGGCCCTCCGTCGTCGTCCTCGACTACGGGAGCGGCAACGTCCACTCCGCCGTCAAGGCGCTCGAGCTGGCCGGCGCCGATGTCGAGCTGACGGGCGACCCGAAGAGGGCGCACGAGGCCGACGGCCTCCTCGTCCCCGGGGTCGGGGCGTTCTCCGCCGTGATGACCGCGCTGCGTGCGGCCGGCGGCGACCGCGTCGTCGACCGTCGTCTGGCGGGCGGCCGCCCGGTGCTGGGCATCTGCGTCGGCATGCAGGTCATGTTCGACCGCGGCGTCGAGCGCGACGTCGACGTGGCCGGCCTGGGGGAGTGGCCCGGCACGGTCGACCGGATCGAGTCGGACGTGCTCCCGCACATGGGCTGGAACACGGTCGACGTGCCCGAGGGGTCGGCGCTGTTCGCGGGCCTCGAGGAGGAGCGTTTCTACTTCGTGCACTCGTACGCCGCGCGCACGTGGGGTATCGACCCGCTCCCGCCGCTGCCCGCGCCCCGCGTCACCTGGGCCACGCACGGAGAGCGGTTCGTCGCCGCCGTCGAGAACGGCCCGCTCTCCGCCACGCAGTTCCACCCCGAGAAGTCGGGCGCGGCCGGGATCCGGCTGCTCGCGAACTGGCTCGGCACTCTCCGCGCCGCCTGA
- the hisB gene encoding imidazoleglycerol-phosphate dehydratase HisB, protein MSTLARTAHVTRQTSESTIDLQLDLDGTGASEISTSVPFYDHMLTAFAKHSLTDLRVTATGDTHIDVHHTVEDVGIVLGQAIREALGDKSGIARFGDALVPLDEALVQSVVDISGRPFLVHSGEPAGFEMHLIGGHFTGSMVRHVFEAITFHAGLTVHVTVLGGRDPHHIAEAEFKSFARAFRQAKELDPRVSGIPSTKGAL, encoded by the coding sequence ATGAGCACCCTCGCGCGCACCGCGCACGTCACGCGGCAGACCAGCGAGTCCACCATCGACCTCCAGCTCGACCTCGACGGCACCGGCGCCTCCGAGATCAGCACGTCGGTGCCGTTCTACGACCACATGCTCACCGCGTTCGCGAAGCATTCCCTCACCGACCTCAGGGTCACCGCCACGGGCGACACGCACATCGACGTGCACCACACCGTGGAGGACGTCGGGATCGTCCTCGGGCAGGCCATCCGCGAGGCGCTCGGCGACAAGTCCGGCATCGCCCGCTTCGGCGACGCGCTCGTGCCGCTCGACGAGGCCCTGGTGCAGTCGGTCGTCGACATCTCGGGCCGTCCGTTCCTCGTGCACTCGGGCGAGCCCGCCGGCTTCGAGATGCACCTCATCGGCGGCCACTTCACCGGATCCATGGTCCGCCACGTGTTCGAGGCCATCACCTTCCACGCGGGCCTCACCGTGCACGTCACCGTGCTCGGCGGACGCGACCCGCACCACATCGCGGAGGCCGAGTTCAAGTCCTTCGCGCGCGCCTTCCGTCAGGCGAAGGAGCTCGACCCGCGGGTGTCCGGCATCCCGTCCACGAAGGGCGCGCTGTGA
- the lexA gene encoding transcriptional repressor LexA, translated as MTDERAAGGGATRRRKSLSDKQISILEFIQRTIAGQGYPPSMREIGDAVGLASLSSVTHQLNQLELSGYLRRDPNRPRALEVLIDLPGSGAAESGEPSTPVGDAAMVPMVGRIAAGIPITAEQMVEEVFPLPRQLVGKGDLFMLRVVGDSMIDAAICDGDWVVVRQQKTAENGDIVAAMLDDEATVKVFRQRDGHTWLLPRNSAFEPILGDFAEVVGKVVAVMRSV; from the coding sequence ATGACGGACGAGCGAGCGGCGGGAGGCGGCGCGACGAGGCGTCGCAAGAGCCTCAGCGACAAGCAGATCTCGATCCTGGAGTTCATCCAGCGCACCATCGCCGGCCAGGGCTACCCGCCGAGCATGCGCGAGATCGGCGACGCCGTCGGCCTCGCATCGCTCTCCAGCGTCACGCACCAGCTCAACCAGCTCGAGCTCTCCGGCTACCTCCGACGCGACCCGAACCGGCCGCGCGCCCTCGAGGTGCTCATCGACCTGCCCGGCAGCGGCGCGGCGGAGAGCGGCGAGCCGTCGACCCCGGTGGGAGACGCCGCCATGGTGCCCATGGTCGGCCGCATCGCCGCCGGCATCCCCATCACCGCGGAGCAGATGGTCGAGGAGGTCTTCCCCCTCCCCCGCCAGCTCGTCGGCAAGGGCGACCTGTTCATGCTGCGGGTCGTCGGCGACTCGATGATCGACGCGGCCATCTGCGACGGCGACTGGGTCGTGGTCCGCCAGCAGAAGACCGCGGAGAACGGCGACATCGTCGCGGCCATGCTCGACGACGAGGCCACGGTGAAGGTGTTCCGCCAGCGCGACGGCCACACCTGGCTGCTCCCCCGCAACAGCGCGTTCGAGCCCATCCTCGGCGACTTCGCCGAGGTCGTCGGCAAGGTCGTCGCGGTCATGCGCTCCGTCTGA
- the hflX gene encoding GTPase HflX, which produces MTTHDEHDHEPADTTTTSTENTDRDDVVARVLGRAENRSAGYALFRGSGAQALSANPDTEQGSDGDQSERADRQALRRVPGLSTELEDVTEVEYRQLRLENVVLIGVYSQGSVDDAENSMRELAALAETAGAVVLDGLLQRRPTPDPSTYFGRGKAEELRALVAAVGADTVIADTELAPSQRRALEDVVKVKVIDRTAVILDIFSQHAKSREGKAQVELAQLQYLLPRLRGWGDSMSRQAGGQVGGAGAGMGSRGPGETKIELDRRRINTRMARLRKQIAAMKPARDTKRANRDRNSVPSVAIVGYTNAGKSSLLNRVTKAGVLVENALFATLDATVRKTETDQGQLYTLADTVGFVRNLPHQLVEAFRSTLEELADSDVLVHVVDASHPDPAAQLATVHEVIAEVDASSIPEIVVFNKSDLASDGDRVVLRGLAPQGVFVSARTGEGVEELRRRIAELLPQPTIEVDLLVPFEHGEIVAMLHDGAKVLETAYVEEGTRVRALVTAEQQAQVQAYSVVPAV; this is translated from the coding sequence ATGACAACGCACGACGAGCACGACCACGAGCCCGCGGACACGACGACGACGTCCACCGAGAACACCGACCGGGACGACGTCGTCGCGCGCGTCCTCGGCCGAGCGGAGAACCGGTCGGCCGGCTACGCGCTCTTCCGGGGGTCCGGCGCGCAGGCCCTGTCCGCCAACCCCGACACCGAGCAGGGATCGGACGGCGACCAGAGCGAGCGCGCCGACCGCCAGGCGCTGCGCCGGGTCCCCGGCCTCTCGACCGAGCTCGAGGACGTCACGGAGGTCGAGTACCGGCAGCTGCGGCTCGAGAACGTCGTGCTCATCGGCGTGTACTCGCAGGGATCCGTCGACGACGCCGAGAACAGCATGCGCGAGCTCGCGGCCCTCGCGGAGACCGCGGGCGCCGTCGTGCTCGACGGCCTGCTCCAGCGGCGTCCCACGCCGGATCCCAGCACCTACTTCGGTCGCGGCAAGGCCGAGGAGCTGCGCGCGCTCGTGGCGGCGGTCGGCGCGGACACCGTCATCGCGGACACCGAGCTCGCCCCGAGCCAGCGGCGCGCCCTCGAGGACGTGGTGAAGGTGAAGGTCATCGACCGCACCGCCGTGATCCTCGACATCTTCAGCCAGCACGCCAAGAGCCGCGAGGGCAAGGCTCAGGTGGAGCTCGCGCAGCTGCAGTACCTCCTCCCGCGCCTCCGCGGGTGGGGCGACTCGATGTCGCGCCAGGCAGGTGGCCAGGTCGGCGGCGCGGGCGCCGGCATGGGATCGCGCGGTCCGGGTGAGACCAAGATCGAGCTCGACCGCCGGCGCATCAACACGCGCATGGCGCGCCTCCGCAAGCAGATCGCCGCGATGAAGCCCGCCCGCGACACGAAGCGCGCCAACCGCGACCGGAACTCGGTGCCCTCGGTCGCGATCGTCGGGTACACGAACGCCGGGAAGTCGTCGCTGCTCAACCGCGTCACGAAGGCCGGCGTGCTCGTCGAGAACGCGCTCTTCGCGACCCTGGACGCGACCGTGCGCAAGACCGAGACGGACCAGGGCCAGCTCTACACGCTGGCCGACACCGTCGGCTTCGTGCGCAACCTGCCGCACCAGCTCGTCGAGGCCTTCCGCTCGACGCTGGAGGAGCTCGCCGACTCGGATGTGCTCGTGCACGTGGTCGACGCGTCGCACCCGGATCCCGCGGCGCAGCTCGCGACCGTGCACGAGGTCATCGCGGAGGTGGACGCCTCGTCCATCCCGGAGATCGTGGTGTTCAACAAGAGCGACCTCGCCTCCGACGGCGACCGCGTCGTCCTGCGCGGCCTCGCGCCCCAGGGCGTCTTCGTCTCGGCCCGCACGGGCGAGGGGGTCGAGGAGCTGCGTCGCCGGATCGCAGAGCTGCTGCCGCAGCCGACCATCGAGGTGGACCTCCTGGTGCCCTTCGAGCACGGCGAGATCGTCGCGATGCTCCACGACGGGGCGAAGGTCCTCGAGACCGCCTACGTCGAGGAGGGCACGCGCGTGCGCGCGCTCGTGACCGCCGAGCAGCAGGCGCAGGTCCAGGCGTACTCGGTGGTCCCTGCGGTCTGA
- a CDS encoding class I SAM-dependent methyltransferase has product MADAHYFSPSPTGPLRTRTITVELGGRTVDVETAGGVFSPEHVDQGSLVLLRNVPEPPAEGHLLDVGCGWGPVALDLAMRSPAATVWAVDVNERALALTRANARSLGLENLNAVLPDDVPVDLEFAAVWSNPPIRVGKEALHGILLDWMPRLSPGADAWLVVQRNLGSDSLQRWLVDTLPAGLETTRAVSDKGFRVLRVHRADSRSDS; this is encoded by the coding sequence ATGGCCGACGCGCACTACTTCTCCCCGTCGCCGACCGGCCCCCTCCGCACGCGCACGATCACGGTCGAGCTCGGCGGACGCACGGTGGACGTCGAGACCGCCGGCGGCGTCTTCAGCCCCGAGCACGTCGACCAGGGCTCCCTGGTGCTGCTGCGCAACGTCCCGGAGCCCCCCGCCGAGGGGCATCTGCTGGACGTGGGCTGCGGCTGGGGTCCCGTCGCGTTGGATCTGGCGATGCGGTCGCCGGCGGCCACCGTCTGGGCTGTCGACGTGAACGAGCGGGCGCTCGCGCTGACGCGGGCGAACGCCCGGTCCCTCGGCCTCGAGAACCTCAACGCCGTGCTGCCCGATGACGTCCCCGTGGATCTCGAGTTCGCCGCCGTCTGGTCGAACCCGCCGATCCGCGTCGGCAAGGAGGCGCTGCACGGCATCCTGCTCGACTGGATGCCGCGGCTCTCCCCTGGCGCGGACGCCTGGCTCGTGGTGCAGCGGAACCTCGGATCCGACTCGCTGCAGCGCTGGCTGGTGGACACGCTGCCCGCGGGCCTGGAGACGACGCGTGCGGTGTCCGACAAGGGGTTCCGGGTGCTGCGGGTCCACCGCGCCGACAGCCGCTCGGACTCCTAG
- the dapF gene encoding diaminopimelate epimerase has product MADLQFTKGQGTGNDFVLFADPAGEIDLTDTQVQALCDRHFGIGADGTIRAVLSTRIPEGRAALEEDPDAEWFMDYRNVDGSPAEMCGNGIRVFTLFLIENGLIELPPGRTIPIGTRAGVRDVQRSGSGFQVDLGRWELAGGEPLVRAKDLQVARPGLGIDVGNPHVVVALPSEDELAEADLAFVPQLDPEPAAGANVELVVPADPLVVDGVGHITMRVHERGSGETLSCGTGAAAAALATRHWAGAAAPHQWRVQLPGGALGVRMFPTEDGEHVGLSGPAELVFDGVVALA; this is encoded by the coding sequence ATGGCAGACCTGCAGTTCACCAAGGGCCAGGGCACGGGCAACGACTTCGTGCTGTTCGCGGATCCCGCGGGCGAGATCGACCTGACCGACACGCAGGTTCAGGCCCTCTGCGACCGCCACTTCGGCATCGGCGCCGACGGGACGATCCGCGCGGTGCTCTCGACCCGCATCCCCGAGGGCCGCGCCGCCCTCGAGGAGGATCCGGACGCCGAGTGGTTCATGGACTACCGCAACGTCGACGGCAGCCCCGCCGAGATGTGCGGGAACGGCATCCGCGTCTTCACGCTCTTCCTCATCGAGAACGGCCTCATCGAGCTGCCCCCGGGGCGCACGATCCCCATCGGCACCCGCGCCGGTGTCCGCGACGTGCAGCGCAGCGGATCCGGCTTCCAGGTCGACCTCGGCCGCTGGGAGCTCGCGGGGGGCGAGCCGCTCGTGCGCGCCAAGGACCTCCAGGTCGCGCGTCCCGGCCTCGGCATCGACGTCGGCAACCCGCACGTGGTGGTCGCGCTGCCGAGCGAGGACGAGCTCGCGGAGGCCGACCTCGCGTTCGTGCCGCAGCTGGATCCCGAGCCCGCCGCCGGCGCGAACGTCGAGCTGGTGGTGCCGGCGGATCCGCTCGTCGTCGACGGGGTGGGCCACATCACCATGCGCGTCCACGAGCGCGGGAGCGGCGAGACGCTGAGCTGCGGCACCGGGGCCGCGGCGGCAGCCCTCGCGACGCGGCACTGGGCGGGTGCCGCAGCACCGCACCAGTGGCGCGTCCAGCTGCCGGGCGGCGCGCTCGGCGTGCGCATGTTCCCGACCGAGGACGGCGAGCACGTGGGCCTCTCGGGACCAGCCGAGCTGGTCTTCGACGGCGTCGTGGCGCTGGCCTGA
- the miaA gene encoding tRNA (adenosine(37)-N6)-dimethylallyltransferase MiaA, with the protein MIPIVAVVGATGTGKSGLSLDIADRLRAQGRVAEIVNADAMQLYRGMDIGTAKLPEAARRDVPHHMLDVLDVTAEATVAGYQGEARRVITGILGRGAVPILVGGSGLYVSSVLFDYEFPGTDPEIRQRLERELAETGPGMLHRRLRELDPAAAQRIGAHNGRRLVRALEVVEITGPQPERASAEPRPWHPARILALTLPREELVPRLDARVSGMWADGLVDEVAGLLPAGLADGVTASRAIGYAQAARQLAGELTEEEAMEETRALTRRYARRQVSWFGRYADAVRLDARDERLLEHALDALPAARP; encoded by the coding sequence GTGATCCCGATCGTCGCGGTCGTCGGCGCCACCGGCACCGGCAAGTCCGGGCTGTCCCTCGACATCGCGGATCGGCTGCGGGCGCAGGGTCGCGTCGCGGAGATCGTCAACGCGGACGCCATGCAGCTGTACCGCGGCATGGACATCGGCACGGCCAAGCTGCCGGAGGCCGCGCGTCGTGATGTGCCGCACCACATGCTCGACGTCCTCGACGTTACCGCCGAGGCGACCGTGGCCGGGTACCAGGGGGAGGCGCGCCGGGTGATCACCGGCATCCTCGGACGCGGTGCGGTCCCGATCCTCGTCGGGGGATCCGGGCTCTACGTCTCGTCGGTCCTGTTCGACTACGAGTTCCCCGGCACGGACCCCGAGATCCGACAGCGCCTGGAGCGGGAGCTCGCGGAGACCGGGCCGGGCATGCTGCACCGGCGCCTCCGAGAGCTCGACCCGGCCGCAGCCCAGCGGATCGGCGCGCACAACGGGCGGCGCCTCGTGCGGGCGCTGGAGGTCGTGGAGATCACGGGTCCGCAGCCGGAGCGCGCGTCCGCCGAGCCACGGCCGTGGCACCCGGCGCGGATCCTGGCGCTCACGCTGCCGCGCGAGGAGCTCGTGCCGCGCCTCGACGCCCGTGTGTCCGGCATGTGGGCCGACGGACTCGTCGACGAGGTCGCCGGGCTGCTTCCCGCGGGGCTCGCGGACGGCGTCACCGCGTCCCGCGCCATCGGCTACGCGCAGGCGGCGCGGCAGCTCGCGGGAGAGCTCACCGAGGAGGAGGCGATGGAGGAGACGCGTGCGCTCACCCGTCGCTACGCGCGGCGACAGGTGTCGTGGTTCGGTCGCTACGCCGACGCGGTGCGGCTCGACGCGCGCGACGAACGGCTCCTCGAGCACGCGCTCGACGCCCTCCCGGCGGCGCGCCCGTAG
- the miaB gene encoding tRNA (N6-isopentenyl adenosine(37)-C2)-methylthiotransferase MiaB produces the protein MSTLAEHVRDTPPAAERPRTYEVRTYGCQMNVHDSERLTGSLEAAGYVSAEGAEADIVVINTCAVRENADNKLYGNLGHLAGVKRRHEGMQIAVGGCLAQKDRATVLEKAPWVDVVFGTHNMGALPTLLERARHNGEAQLEILESLETFPSTLPTKRDEIASGWVSISVGCNNTCTFCIVPALRGKEKDRRPGDILAEIQALVDDGAVEVTLLGQNVNSYGVEFGDRQAFGKLLRAAGAIEGLERIRFTSPHPAAFTDDVIDAMAETPAVMPQLHMPLQSGSDRVLKAMRRSYRSERFLGILDRVRTRIPDAAITTDIIVGFPGETEEDFQETLRVVEAARFSSAFTFQYSIRPGTPAATMEEQVPADVVKERYGRLTALQERISHEENQHVVGRTVEVLVSAHEGRKDGDTRRVTGRAQDGRLVHLDVPAGSGEPRPGDAVEVEITRAAPFHLIADSVDQAPLRIRRTRAGDAWERAQADSCGVPAPAAGTSAGGPPRVSLGLPSLRASTIASAGAVDGSAHPRHRA, from the coding sequence ATGAGCACCCTCGCCGAGCACGTCCGCGACACCCCGCCCGCAGCTGAGCGGCCCCGGACGTACGAGGTCCGCACCTACGGGTGCCAGATGAACGTGCATGACTCGGAGCGGCTCACGGGATCCCTCGAGGCCGCCGGGTATGTGTCGGCGGAGGGCGCCGAGGCCGACATCGTCGTCATCAACACCTGTGCCGTCCGCGAGAACGCGGACAACAAGCTCTACGGCAACCTGGGCCACCTCGCCGGTGTGAAGCGCCGGCACGAGGGCATGCAGATCGCCGTCGGCGGATGCCTCGCGCAGAAGGACCGGGCGACCGTGCTCGAGAAGGCGCCCTGGGTCGACGTCGTCTTCGGCACCCACAACATGGGCGCGCTGCCGACGCTGCTGGAGCGCGCACGGCACAACGGCGAGGCGCAGCTCGAGATCCTGGAGAGCCTCGAGACGTTCCCGTCCACGCTGCCCACCAAGCGCGACGAGATCGCGAGCGGATGGGTGTCCATCTCCGTCGGCTGCAACAACACCTGCACGTTCTGCATCGTGCCGGCCCTCCGCGGCAAGGAGAAGGACCGGCGGCCGGGCGACATCCTCGCCGAGATCCAGGCCCTCGTCGACGACGGCGCGGTCGAGGTCACGCTGCTCGGTCAGAACGTCAACTCCTACGGCGTCGAGTTCGGCGACCGGCAGGCGTTCGGCAAGCTGCTGCGGGCCGCGGGCGCCATCGAGGGCCTCGAGCGCATCCGCTTCACGAGCCCGCATCCGGCCGCCTTCACCGACGACGTGATCGACGCGATGGCCGAGACGCCGGCCGTGATGCCGCAGCTGCACATGCCGCTGCAGTCCGGATCCGATCGCGTCCTCAAGGCGATGCGCCGGTCGTACCGGTCCGAGCGCTTCCTGGGGATCCTCGACCGCGTCCGCACGCGGATCCCCGACGCGGCGATCACGACCGACATCATCGTCGGCTTCCCCGGCGAGACGGAGGAGGACTTCCAGGAGACGCTCCGCGTCGTCGAGGCCGCCCGCTTCTCGTCCGCGTTCACGTTCCAGTACTCCATCCGCCCCGGGACCCCGGCCGCGACGATGGAGGAGCAGGTGCCCGCCGACGTCGTGAAGGAGCGATACGGGCGCCTCACCGCGCTGCAGGAGCGCATCAGCCACGAGGAGAACCAGCATGTCGTCGGCCGCACGGTCGAGGTGCTCGTCAGCGCGCACGAGGGCCGGAAGGACGGCGACACCCGTCGGGTCACGGGGCGCGCGCAGGACGGCCGCCTCGTCCACCTCGACGTGCCTGCGGGCAGCGGCGAGCCGCGGCCCGGCGACGCCGTCGAGGTCGAGATCACCCGGGCAGCGCCGTTCCACCTCATCGCGGACTCGGTCGATCAGGCCCCGCTCCGCATCCGCCGCACCCGAGCGGGCGACGCGTGGGAGCGCGCGCAGGCCGACTCCTGCGGTGTGCCCGCGCCGGCGGCGGGGACCAGCGCGGGCGGTCCGCCGCGCGTCTCGCTCGGGCTGCCCTCGCTCCGCGCGTCGACGATCGCATCCGCGGGCGCGGTCGACGGGTCCGCGCACCCGCGCCATCGCGCGTGA